One window from the genome of Spiractinospora alimapuensis encodes:
- a CDS encoding FGGY-family carbohydrate kinase has protein sequence MFLGVDLGTSIIKAAMFHPDGTAAAVRSRPAHLISPQDGWFEQDPEEVLTGLAEVVRAAVAEAGEPPRLVGITGQGDGVWLADADGRPVRPAISWMDARATPVVDRWVRDGVVQDVYARTGGTLFPGAAAAILAWMEEHEPESLDSATTAGYCKDLVMQRLTGVRATDPSEASLPFLDPRSLDYDITALRSCGLEHRAGLLAPVARPVPAGELTAEGAQLLGLPAGTPVASGPFDLPACAIGSGLRRHGDGHVIVGTTLACQVLVDALDTDREPTGMHLSMPTTQDLWLRALPAMVGTAAIDWVLSIVGARHDDLDGILSDSRIGAGGVTCLPYFSPSGERAPFLEPRARAGFDELTLQTTRADLVRATCESVAYAARHCLDTAGLTGDVVVSGGGMASRRWMAVFADVLGRPIHLARPGEAGARGAVLAAARTFGADIDPTEWTTVEETVPPDATRAAHYEEGYAEHLHRVRSARERWQPLTATQEVPGPRAAP, from the coding sequence ATGTTCCTCGGCGTCGATCTCGGCACCTCCATCATCAAGGCGGCGATGTTCCACCCCGACGGAACCGCGGCCGCGGTCCGTTCCCGTCCCGCCCACCTGATCTCCCCTCAGGACGGCTGGTTCGAACAGGATCCCGAGGAGGTCCTCACGGGCTTGGCGGAGGTGGTACGGGCCGCCGTCGCCGAGGCGGGGGAGCCTCCGCGACTCGTCGGGATCACGGGGCAGGGCGACGGGGTGTGGCTCGCCGACGCCGACGGTCGTCCCGTGCGCCCGGCGATCTCCTGGATGGACGCCCGCGCCACCCCCGTCGTGGACCGTTGGGTACGCGACGGCGTCGTCCAGGACGTCTACGCCCGCACCGGCGGCACCCTCTTCCCTGGCGCGGCCGCGGCCATTCTCGCCTGGATGGAGGAGCACGAGCCCGAATCGCTCGACTCCGCCACGACCGCCGGGTACTGCAAGGACCTGGTCATGCAACGGTTGACCGGCGTCCGCGCGACCGACCCCTCCGAGGCGAGCCTGCCCTTCCTCGACCCGCGCAGCCTCGACTACGACATCACCGCCCTTCGTTCATGCGGTCTGGAACACCGCGCCGGATTACTCGCACCCGTCGCGCGCCCGGTCCCCGCGGGGGAGCTCACCGCCGAGGGCGCCCAACTGCTCGGGCTTCCCGCCGGCACACCCGTGGCGTCCGGTCCCTTCGACCTGCCGGCCTGTGCGATCGGCTCCGGCCTGCGGCGACACGGCGACGGACACGTCATCGTGGGCACCACCCTGGCCTGCCAAGTCCTGGTCGACGCTCTGGACACCGACCGGGAACCCACCGGCATGCATCTGTCCATGCCCACGACACAGGACCTGTGGCTGCGCGCCCTCCCCGCCATGGTGGGAACCGCGGCCATTGACTGGGTCCTGTCCATCGTTGGCGCGCGGCACGACGACCTGGACGGCATCCTCTCCGACAGCCGCATCGGTGCCGGGGGAGTCACCTGCCTGCCCTACTTCTCCCCCTCGGGGGAACGGGCCCCCTTCCTGGAGCCCCGCGCCCGCGCGGGGTTCGACGAGCTCACCCTGCAAACCACAAGAGCCGACCTGGTGCGCGCCACCTGTGAGTCCGTCGCCTACGCCGCCCGCCACTGCCTCGACACCGCCGGCCTGACCGGCGACGTCGTCGTCTCCGGTGGGGGAATGGCCAGCCGCCGGTGGATGGCCGTCTTCGCCGACGTGCTCGGTCGCCCCATCCACCTCGCCCGCCCCGGAGAGGCCGGAGCCCGAGGAGCGGTCCTCGCCGCCGCGCGGACCTTCGGGGCCGACATCGATCCGACCGAGTGGACCACCGTGGAGGAAACCGTCCCACCCGACGCCACCCGCGCCGCCCACTACGAGGAGGGCTACGCCGAACACCTCCACCGCGTGCGGTCGGCCCGGGAACGGTGGCAGCCCCTCACCGCCACCCAAGAGGTTCCCGGGCCCCGCGCGGCGCCATGA
- a CDS encoding glycerol-3-phosphate dehydrogenase/oxidase, with protein MSIRGRSPVGGGGPLSATDRARLGAQQRRRAWERLSRDEFDLVVVGGGVTGAGTALDAVTRGLSVALVEAGDFASGTSSRSGKVFHGGLRYLEQLNFSLVREALTERDLMVDRLCPHLVSPEPFLFPLAHHWERPYLGAGVLLYDLLRLGGPRSVPNHRHLSQRQTLRAAPGLRSDAVAGGVRYYDVRVDDARHTLTVVRTAARLGAEVISRVSAVAIPRDGGRVRGVRVRDGETGAETTVRARAVVNATGVWAADVQGLAAPPTVSITAAKGIHLVLPRDRINANTGLITRTADSVFIVRRWFDHWLMGTTDTPWTGDRAEPVATDEDVDYLLTQANRLLARPLARSDLVGVYAGLRPLVSGASHDTAGLSRDHTVVGGPDGLVTVVGGKYTTYRLMARDAVDAATRWLPRAVPGSITHRQPLTGADGFHTLMRQRDSLATEAGLSTRWLRHLLGRYGGHTTELLDLIADRPELGEPLPGIAYLGAEFVYAARHEGALHLDDLLTRRTRAFMESADQGRSAAPVAVRLVAPELGWDEERCAEEVRTYIASSAVDWTRSIR; from the coding sequence GTGTCGATTCGCGGACGGTCGCCCGTCGGCGGCGGTGGCCCGTTGAGCGCCACGGACCGGGCCCGGTTGGGTGCGCAGCAGCGGCGGCGCGCCTGGGAACGGTTGTCGCGGGACGAGTTCGACCTGGTCGTGGTGGGTGGTGGGGTCACCGGGGCCGGGACGGCCTTGGACGCCGTCACACGGGGGCTGTCGGTCGCGCTGGTGGAGGCCGGGGACTTCGCTTCGGGGACGTCGTCGCGGTCGGGGAAGGTGTTCCACGGCGGGCTGCGGTACCTCGAGCAGCTTAACTTCTCGCTCGTGCGCGAGGCCCTGACCGAGCGCGACCTCATGGTGGACCGGCTCTGCCCACACCTGGTGTCGCCGGAGCCCTTCCTCTTCCCGCTGGCCCATCACTGGGAACGGCCCTATCTCGGGGCGGGCGTGCTGCTCTACGACCTGCTGCGTCTGGGCGGGCCGCGTAGCGTCCCCAACCACAGGCACCTCAGCCAGCGTCAGACCCTGCGCGCCGCGCCCGGCCTGCGGAGCGACGCGGTGGCCGGCGGGGTGCGGTACTACGACGTTCGGGTCGACGACGCCCGCCATACCCTCACCGTTGTCCGCACCGCGGCGCGGCTCGGTGCGGAGGTGATCTCCCGTGTCTCGGCGGTCGCGATCCCTCGTGACGGAGGGCGTGTTCGCGGGGTTCGCGTCCGTGACGGCGAGACGGGTGCGGAAACGACGGTACGCGCCCGCGCCGTCGTCAACGCCACCGGCGTGTGGGCGGCCGATGTACAGGGACTCGCCGCACCCCCGACCGTCTCGATCACCGCGGCGAAAGGGATCCACCTTGTGCTGCCACGGGACAGGATCAACGCGAACACGGGCCTCATCACCAGGACCGCCGACAGCGTGTTCATCGTCCGTCGCTGGTTCGACCACTGGCTGATGGGCACCACGGACACTCCCTGGACCGGTGACCGCGCGGAACCCGTCGCCACCGACGAGGACGTGGACTACCTACTCACCCAGGCCAACCGTCTCCTGGCTCGCCCCCTGGCCAGGTCCGACCTGGTCGGCGTCTATGCCGGACTGCGGCCGCTGGTCTCGGGAGCCAGCCACGACACCGCCGGCCTCTCCCGTGACCACACCGTGGTCGGCGGGCCCGACGGACTGGTCACGGTGGTCGGTGGCAAGTACACCACCTACCGGCTGATGGCACGGGACGCCGTCGACGCGGCGACCCGGTGGCTGCCGCGCGCTGTTCCAGGCAGCATCACCCACCGCCAGCCACTCACCGGGGCGGACGGCTTCCACACGCTGATGCGTCAGCGCGACAGTCTCGCCACCGAGGCGGGGCTCTCCACGCGCTGGCTCCGCCACCTCCTCGGCCGCTACGGCGGGCACACCACCGAACTCCTCGACCTCATCGCCGACCGGCCAGAGCTGGGTGAACCCCTCCCGGGGATCGCGTACCTGGGAGCCGAGTTCGTGTACGCGGCCCGCCACGAGGGCGCGCTTCACCTCGACGACCTGCTCACCCGCCGCACCCGGGCGTTCATGGAGTCAGCGGACCAGGGACGGAGCGCCGCACCCGTCGCGGTCCGCTTGGTGGCGCCGGAGCTCGGATGGGACGAGGAGCGGTGCGCCGAGGAGGTACGCACCTACATCGCGTCGTCCGCCGTCGACTGGACGCGGTCCATACGGTAG
- a CDS encoding SAM-dependent methyltransferase, with protein MADDSFLWELSVDVPTPARVYNYSIGGKDHFSADREAALSAASQYPEVIDVSRENRLFLYRAVRLFARDQGISQFLDLGSGLPGSPNVHEVAHEFNPVSRVSYVDRDPMVLAHGRALLVPDDRVAVVEGDVMRPEVLLDDLVSSGRIDLSQPVGMLLLSVPQFVAQDRRLSRALEHYWDAVAPGSYLAVSQLAALSQAEVHRLNEFVSQRFRIGWRARLPEEINAYLGKWVPVEPGLGDVDAWRPDPTQPPITDIDERGQRFLGASRRQKRIFEYGGVLYKPE; from the coding sequence ATGGCTGATGATTCGTTCCTGTGGGAACTGTCTGTGGATGTCCCCACCCCCGCGCGGGTGTACAACTACTCCATCGGAGGAAAGGACCATTTCTCCGCTGACCGAGAGGCCGCACTGTCGGCCGCGAGTCAGTACCCCGAAGTGATCGACGTTTCGCGAGAGAACCGTCTGTTCCTCTACCGCGCGGTGCGCCTGTTCGCCCGTGACCAAGGAATCTCGCAGTTCCTCGACCTGGGATCTGGACTACCGGGATCCCCCAACGTGCATGAGGTCGCACACGAGTTCAATCCCGTGTCCCGGGTCAGCTACGTGGACCGGGATCCGATGGTGCTCGCGCACGGGCGGGCGCTCCTCGTGCCGGACGATCGTGTGGCCGTCGTTGAGGGGGACGTCATGCGGCCCGAAGTGCTTCTCGACGATCTCGTCTCCAGCGGACGGATAGACCTGTCCCAGCCTGTGGGAATGCTGCTGCTGTCCGTCCCGCAGTTCGTGGCGCAGGACCGCCGCCTGAGCAGAGCGCTGGAGCACTACTGGGACGCGGTCGCCCCCGGCAGTTACCTCGCGGTGTCACAGCTTGCCGCGCTGTCCCAGGCGGAGGTCCACCGGCTCAACGAGTTCGTCAGTCAGCGGTTCCGGATCGGCTGGCGGGCCCGCCTTCCTGAGGAGATCAACGCCTACCTGGGAAAGTGGGTGCCAGTCGAGCCGGGCCTGGGCGACGTCGACGCCTGGCGCCCTGACCCCACACAACCGCCTATCACCGACATCGACGAACGTGGGCAGCGGTTTCTCGGCGCGTCGCGACGCCAGAAGCGGATCTTCGAGTATGGCGGGGTCCTCTACAAACCCGAGTGA
- a CDS encoding aldo/keto reductase, with the protein MKYQTIGEGAEARRVSAICLGAMKLGGEADEETSFAILDRFVERGGTMIDTANNYQFWVDGYGPDDSERTIGHWLASRKPDRERLVIGTKFGARPTVPGGGIESWEGNSAAAVRAAVAGSRSRLGVERLDLYYPHVDDRRVPQEETLEALGAEVAAGTVGLTGASNHAAWRLERARGLSEARGWPRYRVLQLRYSYLRPRLDVPLPEASHQHVTEEHLDFARSENLAGRDTTLVTYTPLLFGSYTRPDRELSPPYHHPGTESRLAALDTVAKETEATRNQVVLAWLMSQDVPIIPLVGVTTVWQVDEALAATELDLTPDQRTTLDNAG; encoded by the coding sequence GTGAAGTACCAGACCATCGGTGAAGGAGCCGAGGCGCGGCGGGTGAGCGCGATCTGCCTTGGGGCCATGAAGCTCGGCGGTGAGGCCGACGAGGAGACGTCCTTCGCGATCCTGGACCGGTTCGTCGAGCGCGGCGGAACCATGATCGACACCGCGAACAACTACCAGTTCTGGGTCGACGGATACGGTCCGGACGACTCGGAGCGCACGATCGGCCACTGGCTGGCATCCCGGAAACCGGACCGGGAACGGCTCGTCATCGGCACGAAGTTCGGGGCGCGTCCAACGGTTCCCGGCGGCGGCATCGAGAGTTGGGAAGGGAACTCCGCAGCCGCCGTGCGGGCCGCTGTGGCGGGCAGCCGTTCCCGGCTAGGCGTGGAGCGGCTCGACCTGTACTACCCACACGTCGACGACCGACGCGTCCCACAGGAGGAGACCCTGGAAGCACTGGGGGCGGAGGTCGCAGCGGGGACGGTCGGATTGACTGGCGCCAGTAACCACGCCGCGTGGCGCCTGGAACGTGCTCGTGGGCTCAGCGAAGCACGGGGATGGCCGCGCTACCGTGTGCTGCAGCTGCGCTACAGTTACCTGCGTCCCCGGCTGGACGTCCCGCTGCCGGAGGCCTCACACCAGCACGTCACTGAGGAGCATCTCGACTTCGCGCGTTCGGAGAACCTCGCCGGCCGCGACACGACGCTGGTGACCTACACTCCGCTGCTGTTCGGTTCCTACACCCGCCCCGACCGCGAGCTCAGCCCGCCCTATCACCACCCGGGGACGGAGTCCCGCCTGGCCGCACTGGACACCGTCGCCAAGGAGACCGAGGCAACCCGCAACCAGGTCGTCCTCGCCTGGCTCATGTCCCAGGACGTGCCCATCATCCCCCTGGTCGGCGTGACCACGGTGTGGCAGGTCGACGAAGCCCTCGCCGCGACCGAGCTGGACCTCACTCCCGACCAGCGCACCACCCTCGACAACGCTGGCTAG
- a CDS encoding MerR family transcriptional regulator encodes MNPSSYTPGEVAARFGLTLDTLRYYEKEGLLTEVERAPSGHRRYRASDVELLDLVRCLRDTDMPIARLRTFAELVRAGDQTIEERVRLLGDHDEQLSHRIDELQERQAAIRHKIDYYREVLAARGSEVPL; translated from the coding sequence ATGAATCCCTCCAGCTACACCCCTGGCGAGGTGGCGGCCCGGTTTGGGCTCACTCTAGACACGCTGCGGTACTACGAGAAGGAGGGTCTGCTCACCGAGGTGGAGCGGGCGCCTTCCGGGCATCGGCGATACCGGGCGTCGGATGTCGAGCTTCTCGACCTGGTGCGGTGCCTCCGCGACACGGACATGCCGATCGCGCGGTTGCGGACCTTCGCCGAACTGGTGCGCGCCGGCGACCAGACGATCGAGGAACGGGTCCGGCTCCTCGGCGACCACGACGAGCAACTGTCACACCGCATCGACGAGCTGCAGGAACGCCAGGCCGCCATCCGACACAAGATCGACTACTACCGCGAGGTGCTCGCGGCGCGCGGAAGCGAGGTTCCACTGTGA
- a CDS encoding SMP-30/gluconolactonase/LRE family protein has translation MTGACSLLTLGLTATPPLADESDEDDVDAPQEEPIGEMVQVVSHDDRPEEVLGYQDLMIGPDGDIIALAESAVVSHSLDGEVDILAELDRDSDPPINPDEIAVTDDGTIFVAGSEMGGVHTVDADGELTEALTTEDDDSEPLIRITAHGDTVYAYMEDSGLYQLEPDTQEEQIVTAEDWMRHQEDVGLTTDETGTLYLATLNDVYQLENEELSGPIESFDLAQEEEWTEEKQIHIAAIKDTLFVASTLELEVIRENESQRLPFPPRTTSIATDSDEHLYFISAMGDIWRSSIPDSELVIPQTPSTSSDTEAGSSVDDDRILDIAESDRRDIPPTRGSNVPSVGPLHTISFGPGRSRFISVGLSAFQVFPDESATLLTHNANSASASHDTVYVSRQNTIYTLTESRELEYFAQLDDYRTIYDLAAYDDGVLAYAAPPGGDNELVRVDDSGLDAIDLSDGDNKFKPRKPTTSPDGTVYVAGNFQEPLVDGGSFRSSGEAILRVSPEDRVTPIAASASRSEESPEPPTTADEVYFYSVRELELDESGDLYFDNWSTQYVLYDAANAPDIRPFSRRINTTIAGTVVLTIAAVVGVVIVVYRNREE, from the coding sequence GTGACAGGTGCCTGCTCTCTGCTCACACTGGGGCTCACCGCCACGCCCCCTCTCGCCGATGAGAGCGATGAGGACGACGTGGATGCGCCACAGGAAGAGCCGATTGGGGAGATGGTTCAAGTGGTCAGCCACGATGACCGCCCTGAAGAGGTCCTCGGATACCAGGATCTCATGATCGGTCCGGATGGTGACATCATCGCACTCGCTGAGAGTGCGGTTGTCTCTCATTCTCTGGACGGAGAAGTTGACATCCTCGCCGAGCTCGACCGAGATTCTGACCCGCCAATCAATCCCGACGAAATCGCGGTCACCGATGACGGCACGATCTTCGTCGCCGGCTCCGAAATGGGAGGCGTGCACACTGTCGACGCCGATGGGGAGCTCACCGAGGCATTAACCACCGAAGACGACGACAGCGAACCGCTGATTCGCATCACCGCTCACGGGGACACGGTTTACGCGTACATGGAAGACTCCGGACTCTATCAACTTGAACCCGACACCCAGGAAGAACAAATTGTCACCGCCGAAGACTGGATGAGGCACCAAGAAGACGTTGGGCTAACTACCGATGAGACTGGCACCCTCTACCTCGCGACATTAAATGATGTCTATCAGCTGGAAAACGAAGAACTCTCCGGCCCCATCGAAAGCTTCGATCTGGCCCAGGAAGAAGAATGGACTGAAGAAAAACAGATCCACATCGCGGCAATCAAGGATACACTCTTTGTCGCCTCGACACTAGAACTCGAAGTAATACGAGAGAACGAAAGCCAACGCCTCCCCTTCCCGCCAAGAACTACTTCAATCGCCACCGACAGCGACGAGCACTTGTATTTCATCAGCGCAATGGGTGATATTTGGCGCTCGTCGATCCCCGACAGCGAACTCGTTATACCACAAACACCAAGCACCTCATCGGACACCGAGGCGGGTTCCTCGGTCGATGATGACCGCATCCTAGATATCGCTGAATCTGACCGCCGCGACATTCCTCCAACCAGGGGAAGCAACGTTCCATCCGTGGGGCCACTGCACACCATTTCGTTCGGCCCCGGCCGATCCAGATTCATCTCTGTAGGCCTTTCTGCGTTTCAGGTCTTCCCGGATGAATCGGCCACTCTGCTGACGCATAACGCCAATTCCGCATCGGCCAGCCATGACACCGTGTACGTCTCTCGCCAAAACACGATCTACACGTTGACCGAGTCGAGAGAATTGGAATACTTTGCCCAGTTGGACGATTACCGGACGATCTATGACCTGGCGGCCTATGACGATGGAGTACTCGCCTATGCCGCGCCACCAGGTGGAGACAACGAGCTCGTCCGGGTTGATGACTCCGGACTTGATGCCATCGACCTCTCCGACGGGGACAACAAATTTAAGCCACGTAAGCCCACCACAAGCCCTGACGGCACTGTCTACGTGGCTGGCAACTTTCAGGAGCCTCTAGTTGACGGCGGCTCTTTCCGTAGTTCCGGTGAAGCGATTCTCCGCGTTTCCCCCGAGGACCGGGTGACGCCCATTGCGGCGAGCGCCTCCAGATCCGAGGAATCACCTGAGCCACCCACCACCGCCGATGAAGTATATTTCTACAGCGTGAGAGAACTCGAACTGGATGAATCCGGAGATCTCTATTTCGACAACTGGTCCACCCAGTATGTGCTGTACGACGCCGCCAATGCTCCAGATATCCGGCCATTCTCACGTCGAATCAACACCACCATCGCCGGTACCGTCGTGCTCACCATCGCTGCCGTGGTCGGAGTCGTCATCGTCGTCTACCGCAATCGCGAAGAGTGA
- a CDS encoding pentapeptide repeat-containing protein, with amino-acid sequence MHTPRGLLELPYAEFLEPWSGPPEREGEYDGVHMNDVTVDEVTADNARFVESALSAVTFAGGRLRHTRFNDVWMHAVRWSGTDMVRSVWVDAELVGNALSGVALFDSEMSRVTFFNCRFDVVNLRATTLRDVVFVDCLLREVDLAGAKFTRVSFPGSTLDKVHLSGATLTDVDLRGAESITLLDGAESLRGAVISPAQLVELALPFAHALGVKVAD; translated from the coding sequence ATGCACACACCACGCGGTCTTCTGGAGCTGCCCTATGCGGAGTTTCTGGAGCCGTGGTCGGGCCCGCCGGAGCGGGAAGGCGAATACGACGGTGTCCACATGAACGACGTGACGGTGGACGAGGTGACGGCCGACAACGCTCGCTTTGTCGAGTCGGCGCTCTCCGCCGTCACGTTCGCCGGGGGCCGTCTGCGTCACACGCGGTTCAACGACGTGTGGATGCACGCAGTGCGGTGGAGCGGCACGGACATGGTCCGCAGCGTGTGGGTGGACGCCGAGCTGGTGGGCAACGCCCTGTCCGGGGTGGCGCTGTTCGACTCGGAGATGTCGCGGGTCACCTTCTTCAACTGTCGCTTCGACGTCGTGAACCTGCGTGCCACCACACTTCGCGACGTCGTCTTCGTCGACTGCCTGCTCCGAGAGGTCGACCTCGCTGGCGCCAAGTTCACCAGGGTCTCCTTCCCCGGGAGCACTCTGGACAAGGTCCACCTCTCCGGCGCCACCCTCACCGACGTCGACCTCCGTGGTGCGGAGTCCATCACCCTCCTCGACGGCGCCGAATCCCTCCGCGGAGCCGTCATCAGCCCCGCCCAACTCGTCGAGCTCGCCCTACCATTCGCCCACGCCCTCGGCGTGAAAGTCGCCGACTAG
- a CDS encoding dicarboxylate/amino acid:cation symporter — MAPATPHAPGLWRRYLAVPLIWKLTVGLVGGLVTGLAIRAFSGGAGADIPVLGMILTWIGAHGITVLDPLGQIFLNLLQLLVFPLILTTLVAGASSITPQRLGRIGGKVFVLYLFTSAFAIAVGLAIALAVSPGTGLSMPDDTEESAENVDVADTLLGIFPANPFEALVDGNVLGVMFIALVFGVSLAFMLGSDDARIRGMGTFLRTGVDAAAELVFRVVRGVLEYAPIGVFALIAVVMAETGVAVLLPLLRLTGVVYGAIFVQILVYSVILLLFRVGVVRFFSAAKDPMLTAFVTRSSNGTLPVSIRAAKRMGVNEGVYGFSLPLGATINMDGTAIYVGAATVFIANIAGVTLTPGQLATVVLVGVLASIGTAGVPGAGVIMLTMTVTTMGLPLAPVALVAGIDAVLDMARTMCNVTGDLVVTRVVAQTERDMLDEEGSAAPAPASPAGPNVAVSDSPAD, encoded by the coding sequence ATGGCCCCAGCGACCCCTCACGCGCCCGGCCTGTGGCGCCGCTACCTGGCTGTCCCCCTCATCTGGAAGCTCACGGTCGGTCTCGTCGGAGGCCTGGTCACCGGACTGGCGATTCGCGCGTTCTCCGGTGGAGCGGGAGCCGACATTCCCGTCCTCGGGATGATCCTGACGTGGATCGGCGCCCACGGAATCACCGTGCTCGACCCCCTCGGCCAGATCTTCCTCAACCTGCTCCAACTCCTTGTCTTCCCCCTCATCCTCACCACTCTGGTCGCGGGAGCCTCCTCGATCACTCCGCAGCGGCTGGGGCGGATCGGCGGCAAGGTGTTCGTGCTGTACCTCTTCACGTCCGCCTTCGCTATCGCGGTGGGGCTGGCGATCGCCCTGGCCGTCTCCCCAGGAACCGGTCTGAGCATGCCGGACGACACCGAGGAGTCGGCGGAGAACGTGGACGTGGCGGACACCCTCCTGGGGATCTTCCCGGCCAATCCGTTCGAAGCGCTGGTCGACGGCAACGTGCTGGGTGTCATGTTCATCGCGCTCGTCTTCGGTGTCTCTCTGGCCTTCATGCTTGGAAGCGACGACGCGCGGATCCGGGGAATGGGGACCTTTCTGCGCACCGGGGTCGACGCCGCCGCTGAGCTGGTGTTCCGTGTCGTGCGTGGCGTGTTGGAGTACGCGCCGATCGGAGTGTTCGCCCTCATCGCGGTGGTGATGGCGGAGACCGGCGTGGCGGTCCTGTTGCCGTTGTTGCGTCTCACCGGGGTCGTGTACGGCGCGATATTCGTCCAGATCCTGGTGTACAGCGTCATCCTGTTGCTGTTCCGGGTCGGGGTGGTTCGCTTCTTCAGCGCGGCGAAGGACCCCATGCTCACCGCGTTCGTGACCCGCTCGTCCAACGGGACGCTGCCCGTGTCGATCCGGGCGGCGAAGCGGATGGGCGTGAACGAGGGCGTGTACGGGTTCAGCCTTCCCTTGGGCGCGACCATCAACATGGACGGGACGGCCATTTACGTCGGTGCCGCCACCGTGTTCATCGCGAACATCGCCGGCGTGACGCTGACCCCGGGCCAACTGGCGACGGTGGTGTTGGTCGGCGTGCTGGCGTCGATCGGAACCGCGGGCGTGCCGGGCGCCGGCGTCATCATGCTGACGATGACCGTCACCACGATGGGACTCCCTCTCGCACCGGTCGCCCTCGTCGCGGGGATCGACGCCGTCCTGGACATGGCGCGGACCATGTGCAACGTCACCGGCGACCTGGTGGTCACCCGCGTGGTGGCCCAGACGGAACGCGACATGCTCGACGAGGAGGGATCCGCGGCGCCCGCTCCGGCCTCACCGGCGGGGCCCAATGTCGCGGTGAGTGACTCTCCCGCCGATTGA
- a CDS encoding GNAT family N-acetyltransferase: MSRLDPSSRSPRPLPRLRLDPWEERFRSELVRLGSDPRVTTFIGDGSPWPRKQAEERHERCLEHWRTHGFGWRGIIDEESGGFLGVAAANYLHAPVLEVDTSAVEIGWWTDPEHWGRGIATHAARIVRDESFRDIDSDVLVARLHRDNIASATVARNTGLDYRGDFTTELGTPAHLYALNRVDWVPSAR; encoded by the coding sequence ATGTCACGCCTCGATCCGTCCTCGCGTTCCCCTCGCCCGCTTCCGCGACTCCGTCTCGACCCATGGGAGGAGCGTTTCCGCTCGGAACTCGTGCGGCTGGGCTCCGACCCCCGGGTCACGACCTTCATCGGTGACGGCTCACCCTGGCCGCGGAAGCAGGCCGAGGAGCGCCATGAGCGGTGTCTTGAGCACTGGCGCACGCACGGCTTCGGTTGGCGCGGGATCATCGACGAGGAGTCCGGCGGGTTCCTCGGAGTCGCGGCGGCCAACTATCTACACGCCCCCGTCCTGGAGGTGGACACCTCGGCGGTGGAGATCGGCTGGTGGACCGACCCGGAACACTGGGGGCGTGGCATCGCCACCCACGCGGCACGCATCGTGCGCGACGAGTCCTTCCGGGACATCGACTCCGACGTCCTCGTGGCGCGACTCCACCGCGACAACATCGCCTCGGCCACGGTCGCCCGGAACACCGGCCTCGACTACCGCGGGGACTTCACCACCGAACTCGGTACTCCCGCACATCTCTACGCGTTGAACCGTGTCGACTGGGTGCCGTCCGCGAGGTGA